One window of the Novipirellula caenicola genome contains the following:
- a CDS encoding PSD1 and planctomycete cytochrome C domain-containing protein has translation MLSAPLCRLGSSPMQMLVSTARLILVVGGLGITAISIQAADPSTAQSEPSAEHLEFFEKEVRPLLAEHCYSCHSASAEKLQAGLRVDTRAGLIEGGDSGASVEPGDPEASLFMEAVRYESYEMPPKGKLSDEQIATFEKWIQLGAPWPLEEAPETTAAAPAFDLQQRKKDHWVWQPVQSPPLPAVQDRAWPKAELDHFILSQLEQNDLQPAEDAERAAILRRLYFDLIGLPPTPGQTAKFLNDPSPDAVSRLVDDLLESPEFGERWGRHWLDLVRYAESRGHEFDDDALNAFQYRDYVIRAFNADVPYDQLVREHIAGDLLPQPRLNPDDGYNESILGTGFWFLGEWVHSPVDIRKDEADRFDNMVDVMSKTFLGVTVSCARCHDHKFDAISTADYYSLTGFLQSSDYRQVRFESLEHNRRVAERLAKVDEAYRQRVSGLVRQYGGKLPEPVALPAAITDLLVMDYQTLPREQFMQDGFIFGDSPRRAGDAYLDVSEAEPTIRVASHGSAISDPLWNGLQSLRETGMQNRSKLKNLPRSGRTLRTPTFELTGERVVCKVRGEGHVVVCVDSHRLIAGPLHGETVQAIPKNATSVELNLGRYLGHRLHLEFTPKNDQQLEVQWVIQGSAEQIKQAKQDAASAFRNRDNASEIEIAGDGAADAGLGAKQELAEQLQQIAIAWADERELLRSQIMKPSHTAMAMMDGSGEDAEIFIRGNASKPGDIEPRHFLTALAGNHPMEIKSGSGRLELAQQINDPTNPLTPRVIVNRIWHYLMGRGIVPTTDDFGVLGQRPTHPELLDHLATRFHDEGRSIKRMIRYIVLSRTYQMSSRVSPVAAEADPKNLLWHHRPPKRLEGEAIRDTLLALSGRLDKTMYGEPVPIQLTSFMDGRGRPKVSGPIDGDGRRSIYIAVRRNFLSPFMLTFDTPVPFSTMGRRNVSNVPAQSLILMNDPFVVQQARQWAERVIEDFSDPRDRINWMYESAFARQPTSQEIAVAQAYLAADHGDSELDAWADFAHALINTKEFIFLR, from the coding sequence ATGTTGTCTGCACCCCTTTGCCGCCTTGGATCATCGCCGATGCAAATGTTGGTTTCCACCGCTCGTTTGATTCTGGTCGTCGGGGGGCTAGGTATCACTGCGATCTCTATTCAGGCAGCGGATCCGTCAACCGCACAGTCTGAACCTTCTGCGGAACATTTAGAGTTCTTTGAGAAAGAGGTTCGCCCGTTGTTGGCCGAGCATTGTTACTCGTGTCACAGCGCGTCGGCTGAGAAGCTGCAAGCGGGATTGCGAGTTGACACGCGAGCGGGATTGATCGAGGGGGGGGACTCCGGTGCATCGGTCGAACCTGGCGATCCTGAGGCCAGTCTGTTTATGGAAGCGGTTCGCTACGAATCATACGAGATGCCGCCCAAGGGAAAACTTAGCGACGAACAGATCGCAACGTTTGAAAAATGGATCCAACTCGGCGCTCCTTGGCCTCTCGAAGAGGCCCCCGAGACAACGGCGGCGGCACCCGCTTTTGATTTGCAGCAGCGTAAAAAAGATCACTGGGTTTGGCAGCCTGTGCAATCGCCACCGCTGCCGGCGGTTCAAGACCGAGCGTGGCCCAAAGCAGAGCTCGATCATTTTATTCTGTCGCAACTTGAACAGAACGATTTGCAGCCGGCCGAGGATGCCGAACGAGCGGCGATCTTGCGACGTTTGTACTTTGACTTGATTGGATTGCCGCCCACGCCTGGACAAACCGCCAAATTTCTAAATGACCCTTCCCCGGACGCAGTCTCACGCTTGGTCGACGATCTCTTGGAATCGCCTGAGTTTGGCGAGCGTTGGGGGCGGCATTGGTTGGACTTGGTGCGGTACGCCGAATCACGAGGACACGAATTCGACGACGATGCGTTGAATGCGTTCCAGTATCGTGACTACGTCATTCGCGCGTTCAATGCCGATGTGCCGTACGATCAACTTGTCCGCGAACATATCGCCGGCGACCTGTTGCCGCAGCCGCGGTTGAATCCCGATGACGGTTACAACGAATCGATCCTGGGAACCGGTTTCTGGTTCCTTGGCGAATGGGTGCATTCGCCGGTCGATATCCGCAAAGACGAAGCGGATCGCTTTGACAACATGGTCGACGTGATGTCAAAAACGTTTTTGGGCGTGACCGTTTCTTGTGCACGCTGCCACGATCACAAATTTGACGCGATTTCGACAGCCGATTACTACTCGTTGACCGGATTTCTGCAGAGCAGCGATTATCGGCAGGTGCGTTTTGAGTCGTTGGAACACAACCGTCGTGTGGCCGAGCGGCTTGCCAAAGTCGACGAAGCCTATCGCCAACGAGTCAGCGGGTTGGTCCGTCAATATGGCGGCAAGCTGCCTGAACCCGTCGCGTTGCCAGCGGCGATCACCGACCTGCTTGTGATGGATTACCAGACGTTGCCTCGCGAGCAATTCATGCAGGACGGTTTTATTTTCGGCGATTCTCCGCGACGCGCCGGTGATGCTTATTTGGATGTCAGCGAGGCCGAGCCAACGATTCGAGTGGCATCCCATGGATCGGCCATTAGCGATCCGCTGTGGAATGGGCTGCAATCACTGCGCGAAACCGGAATGCAGAATCGCAGCAAGCTGAAGAATCTGCCTCGTAGTGGCCGAACCCTGCGAACCCCGACGTTTGAGTTGACCGGCGAACGAGTCGTTTGCAAAGTTCGCGGCGAAGGGCACGTCGTGGTGTGTGTTGATTCGCATCGGTTGATCGCGGGGCCACTGCACGGCGAAACGGTGCAAGCGATTCCCAAAAATGCGACGTCCGTGGAATTGAATCTGGGGCGTTACCTCGGCCACCGATTGCATCTGGAATTCACCCCTAAAAACGACCAACAACTCGAAGTGCAGTGGGTCATCCAAGGATCCGCCGAGCAGATCAAACAGGCCAAGCAAGACGCCGCGTCTGCGTTTCGCAATCGGGATAACGCAAGCGAGATTGAAATCGCTGGCGACGGGGCTGCGGATGCCGGCTTGGGGGCGAAACAAGAGCTTGCCGAACAATTGCAACAGATTGCGATCGCATGGGCGGACGAGCGTGAGCTACTACGCTCGCAAATCATGAAACCGTCGCATACCGCAATGGCAATGATGGACGGCAGCGGTGAAGATGCCGAGATATTCATTCGCGGCAATGCGTCCAAACCCGGCGATATTGAGCCGCGTCATTTTCTGACGGCATTGGCCGGGAATCACCCTATGGAAATCAAATCGGGCAGCGGACGACTCGAATTGGCGCAACAGATCAACGATCCGACTAACCCGCTGACCCCGCGTGTGATCGTCAATCGCATTTGGCATTACTTGATGGGACGCGGCATCGTGCCGACTACCGACGACTTTGGTGTGCTTGGGCAAAGACCCACTCACCCTGAACTTCTTGATCATTTGGCGACTCGTTTTCATGACGAGGGCCGAAGCATCAAGCGAATGATCCGTTACATTGTGTTGTCGCGGACTTATCAAATGTCCAGCCGAGTCAGTCCGGTCGCCGCCGAGGCTGATCCGAAAAACTTGTTGTGGCACCATCGCCCGCCCAAGCGGCTCGAGGGAGAAGCGATCCGTGACACGTTGTTGGCGTTGTCCGGGCGATTGGATAAGACGATGTATGGCGAACCGGTTCCCATTCAATTGACGTCGTTTATGGATGGTCGAGGACGGCCGAAGGTCAGCGGTCCGATCGACGGCGATGGACGGCGGTCGATCTATATCGCCGTGCGTCGAAACTTCCTTTCGCCTTTCATGTTGACTTTTGACACGCCGGTTCCTTTCAGCACGATGGGACGCCGAAACGTGTCCAACGTGCCCGCGCAATCGTTGATTCTGATGAACGATCCGTTTGTCGTGCAGCAAGCCCGGCAGTGGGCCGAGAGGGTGATCGAAGATTTTTCGGATCCGCGTGACCGTATCAACTGGATGTACGAATCCGCATTTGCACGACAGCCGACTTCACAAGAGATCGCGGTGGCCCAAGCCTATTTGGCGGCCGATCACGGTGATTCCGAATTGGATGCGTGGGCCGATTTTGCTCACGCACTGATCAATACCAAGGAGTTTATTTTCCTGCGATGA
- a CDS encoding DUF1501 domain-containing protein, translating to MLTRCGSGFAALALAALGQDNAFAVSGTSPDLGFAGHGPHHQVRAKNVIFLYMDGGPSQIDTFDPKPMLDKYDGQDPGKLFSVEPTQFNNNGNVLASPWKFKQYGESGIPVSDLFPHVATCVDELAVMRSMVSEFPEHTFANYFLHTGSGLQGRPSMGAWVNYGLGSESQNLPGFVVINGGLIPPGGLDCFGSGFLPATYQGSVFKPSGSGVANILRTEPSDKRQREKLDFVRQLDGFAKQNFGQHDSLESAIQNYELAYAMQMAVPEVMSLKDEPAWIQQMYGMESEYEPTRTYAAQCLIARRMIESGVRFIELTCPKVGGDRWDQHSNLKAGHENNARAVDQPIAALLKDLRQRGMLDETLVVWAGEFGRTPFAQGANGRDHNQFGFTVWMAGGGVKPGIVYGATDEWGYKAIENRAEIHDLHATMLHLMGVDHTRSTFRFGGRDMRLTDVKGHVIHDVIA from the coding sequence ATGTTGACGCGGTGTGGCAGCGGTTTTGCTGCCTTGGCTCTCGCCGCACTAGGGCAAGACAACGCGTTTGCCGTCAGCGGAACCTCGCCCGATCTCGGCTTCGCTGGACACGGTCCGCATCATCAAGTTCGTGCCAAAAATGTGATCTTCTTGTACATGGACGGCGGCCCTTCACAGATCGATACCTTCGATCCGAAGCCAATGCTAGACAAATACGATGGGCAAGATCCCGGCAAACTGTTTAGCGTCGAGCCGACTCAGTTCAATAACAACGGCAACGTCTTGGCGAGCCCGTGGAAGTTCAAGCAGTACGGCGAATCTGGTATCCCGGTCAGCGACTTGTTTCCGCACGTGGCAACGTGTGTCGACGAGTTGGCGGTGATGCGGTCGATGGTATCAGAGTTTCCTGAGCATACGTTTGCAAATTACTTTCTGCATACCGGCAGCGGGTTGCAGGGGCGACCGAGCATGGGCGCTTGGGTGAATTATGGATTGGGCAGCGAGTCCCAGAATTTGCCCGGATTTGTGGTCATCAATGGCGGGCTGATTCCGCCCGGCGGACTCGATTGTTTTGGTAGCGGATTTCTGCCCGCCACCTACCAAGGCTCGGTGTTCAAACCATCGGGGTCGGGCGTGGCGAACATCCTACGCACCGAACCGAGCGACAAACGACAACGTGAAAAATTAGACTTCGTTCGCCAATTGGACGGCTTTGCCAAGCAGAATTTTGGGCAGCATGACAGTCTCGAATCGGCGATTCAAAACTATGAACTCGCTTATGCGATGCAGATGGCCGTACCCGAGGTGATGTCGCTTAAGGACGAACCGGCTTGGATCCAGCAGATGTACGGTATGGAATCGGAATACGAGCCAACGCGAACCTATGCGGCTCAGTGTTTGATCGCTCGACGTATGATCGAAAGTGGGGTGAGATTTATCGAGTTGACTTGCCCCAAAGTCGGAGGCGATCGCTGGGACCAGCACTCGAACCTGAAGGCGGGGCACGAAAACAATGCTCGCGCCGTCGACCAACCAATCGCCGCTTTACTAAAAGACCTTCGCCAGCGTGGGATGCTCGATGAGACGTTGGTGGTGTGGGCGGGGGAATTCGGACGAACTCCGTTTGCACAAGGTGCCAATGGTCGCGATCACAATCAATTTGGCTTCACCGTTTGGATGGCCGGAGGCGGAGTGAAACCGGGCATCGTCTACGGGGCGACGGACGAATGGGGATACAAGGCGATCGAGAACCGAGCCGAGATTCATGATCTGCATGCCACGATGTTGCATTTAATGGGAGTCGATCATACTCGCAGCACTTTCCGTTTTGGCGGTCGCGACATGCGATTGACCGATGTCAAAGGCCATGTGATCCACGACGTTATCGCTTAA
- a CDS encoding sulfatase gives MRNTLFIFVVTLCFAAIGSSSPAADRPNVVLFLADDISQEDLGCYGHPTIQTPHIDALASGGLRFDNAYLTTSSCSPSRCSIITGRYPHNTGAPELHTELPAGSVLFPQLLKDAGYYTVLSGKHHMGKNANVAFSKISKGKGPGKEEDWVQILEKRPQDKPFFCWYASTDAHRDWAINDDAPKYDPADVVVPPYLVDSEKTREDLASYYHEVSRFDHYVGQVVAELKRQQVFDDTLVIVMADNGRPFPRCKTRLYDSGIKTPFVVHYPNSVKNGVTDSFVSSIDIAATVLDLARVEKDERIQGVSFAPILKDASASVRDVVFAEHNWHVYRNHERLVRFGDWLYIRNNFPDQANLCVEAYLGGAGEDLWAAKEANQLSDPQQNVFLNPCPAEELYHVGKDVHQLKNLAANPETQQVLEKARGLLTKWTEQTGDTIPENPTPDRDAPPGSPKKDRKAFQYGEMPGESSGATNINHPGPLQLP, from the coding sequence ATGAGAAACACCCTGTTTATTTTTGTCGTCACGTTATGCTTTGCGGCGATCGGATCATCGTCCCCTGCCGCAGACCGCCCGAATGTCGTCTTGTTTTTGGCCGATGATATCTCTCAGGAAGATCTCGGCTGCTATGGGCATCCAACGATTCAAACTCCGCATATTGATGCGTTGGCGTCCGGCGGGCTGCGTTTTGACAATGCTTATCTGACAACAAGCAGCTGCAGTCCGAGTCGCTGCAGCATCATTACCGGCCGCTATCCGCATAATACCGGTGCACCCGAGTTGCATACCGAACTGCCGGCTGGATCGGTGTTGTTTCCGCAGTTGCTAAAAGACGCTGGCTATTACACGGTGTTGTCGGGCAAACACCACATGGGCAAAAATGCTAATGTCGCGTTTAGTAAGATTTCCAAAGGTAAAGGACCCGGCAAAGAAGAAGACTGGGTACAGATCCTCGAAAAACGACCTCAGGACAAACCGTTCTTCTGTTGGTATGCGTCGACTGATGCGCATCGCGATTGGGCGATCAATGATGACGCGCCAAAGTACGATCCTGCGGACGTGGTCGTGCCACCCTATTTGGTCGATAGCGAGAAGACGCGTGAGGACCTGGCCAGCTATTACCACGAAGTTAGCCGTTTTGACCACTACGTCGGTCAAGTCGTTGCCGAGCTGAAACGTCAACAGGTGTTTGATGACACGTTGGTGATCGTGATGGCCGACAACGGACGTCCCTTTCCGCGTTGCAAAACACGGTTGTACGACAGCGGCATCAAAACCCCGTTCGTCGTGCATTACCCAAACTCGGTGAAAAACGGCGTCACCGATAGCTTCGTCAGTTCAATCGACATTGCGGCAACCGTGCTGGATCTGGCCAGAGTTGAAAAGGACGAACGGATTCAAGGCGTTAGTTTCGCTCCGATTCTAAAAGATGCATCGGCGAGCGTCCGCGACGTTGTCTTTGCGGAACACAATTGGCATGTTTACCGCAATCACGAACGACTCGTTCGTTTCGGTGACTGGTTGTACATTCGCAACAATTTCCCCGACCAAGCCAACCTTTGTGTCGAAGCTTATTTGGGGGGCGCTGGCGAGGATTTGTGGGCAGCCAAAGAGGCCAATCAATTGAGCGATCCGCAGCAGAACGTGTTCTTGAACCCGTGTCCGGCCGAAGAGCTTTACCATGTGGGCAAAGACGTCCATCAGTTGAAGAATCTTGCCGCAAATCCCGAGACGCAACAAGTTCTGGAGAAAGCACGTGGGTTGTTAACGAAGTGGACCGAGCAGACCGGCGATACGATCCCCGAGAACCCCACCCCCGATCGTGATGCACCGCCAGGATCACCAAAGAAAGATCGCAAGGCGTTCCAGTACGGCGAGATGCCCGGAGAATCCTCGGGAGCCACGAACATCAATCACCCCGGCCCACTCCAGCTTCCGTAA